A region of Haliotis asinina isolate JCU_RB_2024 chromosome 7, JCU_Hal_asi_v2, whole genome shotgun sequence DNA encodes the following proteins:
- the LOC137290810 gene encoding neutral protease-like has protein sequence MWAFTLVVIAGLCHVICVDASQVIDANTRFRYSLHRDWRQAFRRPTIAHLLGLPSDVTLGVVDGINTVHGVHRCRLRELYKGMPVIGTSVEADVDNNGRYAGGAVTGTLVLSIKNDFPNPKLCLLTEQEAQDIVLKEEGLALDTHILRKVIAKKIFVDKDKKAHLVFTTDILVNLPRTEARPYYIIDRCNGSVLLKSKKLSTRLHPRQVVATSTQDWGTGETLDWSTGSTLDWGTDGSTLDWGTGTTDSWFSSPSDVNSNKASPVSNTDSASSPTTSVQKVTTPPITVKPGGRCATYVKGTGGNPKTGSIMYSTPPYCLDLRVEGDMCFLENKYVKVVDLKQTKNEEKTEVVSFKCSEGYNDAINEATNPVLDALFYGTAVFKMFEDWYNTKPLNIQAWLLVHYGNMVDNAFWNGQKMLFGDGSKDETYPLVGLDVIGHELAHGISEQNSGLEYSGQSGGIDEAFSDIAGEVVEAYVRKTDWLVGFDLSKSETEALRYFEDPTRDGVSIKNANKFRTGMDVHHSSGVFNHAFYQIVVNGKVPIKYAFEAFLIANRMYWKEDTRFVDGACSTIRGAYDAGLDTDIYSSAFTAVGINACPVTKFLQLLSPSKQRSNIRASSIRQPLFGIKTKDATKKIVVEAVSGSGVVVKLALSRTTSRRNPAATGTGRVELAVSGTAMYYVRVFTDSIDEISDVQVTLKLE, from the exons ATGTGGGCTTTTACCTTAGTTGTGATTGCAG GGTTGTGTCACGTGATATGCGTAGATGCATCGCAGGTGATTGATGCCAACACCCGCTTCCGGTACTCACTACACCGTGACTGGCGGCAGGCGTTCCGACGTCCCACTATTGCCCATCTTCTTGGGCTTCCTAGTGATGTCACACTCGGCGTCGTCGACGGCATCAACACCGTCCACGGTGTTCATAGATGCCGATTGCGGGAGTTGTATAAAGGCATGCCTGTCATAGGAACGAGTGTTGAAGCCGATGTTGACAACAATGGCCGATACGCTGGTGGCGCCGTGACGGGGACGCTGGTGCTGTCTATCAAGAACGACTTCCCTAACCCTAAGCTGTGTCTGCTAACAGAACAGGAGGCACAGGACATCGTCCTTAAAGAGGAAGGACTAGCCCTAGATACACACATTCTACGAAAGGTCATCGCTAAAAAGATATTTGTGGACAAAGACAAAAAAGCCCATCTTGTTTTCACTACTGATATACTGGTTAACCTACCGAGAACGGAGGCAAGACCATACTACATCATTGATCGTTGCAACGGTTCGGTTCTCCTCAAGTCAAAGAAGCTCAGTACAAGGCTCCATCCTCGACAAGTAGTTGCAACCAGTACACAAGACTGGGGTACGGGGGAAACACTTGACTGGAGCACCGGATCGACGCTGGACTGGGGTACAGATGGATCAACCTTGGACTGGGGGACTGGCACTACAGACAGTTGGTTCAGCTCACCATCAGATGTAAACAGCAACAAGGCGTCTCCCGTCAGCAACACCGATAGTGCATCTTCCCCGACTACATCCGTTCAGAAGGTCACAACACCTCCAATTACAGTCAAACCAGGCGGGAGGTGTGCAACATATGTGAAGGGGACCGGTGGTAACCCGAAGACAGGCTCAATCATGTACAGCACTCCCCCGTACTGTCTCGACTTAAGGGTCGAGGGCGACATGTGCTTCCTCGAAAATAAATATGTCAAGGTCGTggatctgaaacagacaaaaaatgaagaaaagacTGAGGTTGTTAGCTTCAAATGCTCGGAGGGGTACAACGACGCCATCAACGAGGCCACCAACCCCGTCCTCGACGCCCTCTTCTACGGCACAGCCGTGTTCAAAATGTTTGAAGACTGGTACAACACCAAACCGCTGAATATCCAAGCGTGGCTCCTTGTTCATTACGGTAACATGGTTGATAACGCTTTCTGGAACGGACAGAAGATGTTGTTTGGGGATGGAAGTAAAGACGAGACATATCCTCTTGTCGGACTTGATGTCATAGGTCATGAGTTGGCCCATGGGATCTCTGAGCAGAACTCTGGACTTGAGTACTCTGGACAGTCAGGGGGGATTGATGAAGCCTTCTCTGACATTGCAGGTGAAGTTGTGGAGGCTTACGTTAGAAAAACAGACTGGCTGGTCGGCTTCGATTTATCCAAATCAGAGACTGAAGCGCTGCGATATTTTGAAGACCCCACCAGGGACGGAGTCTCcataaaaaatgccaacaaATTTAGAACAGGCATGGACGTGCACCATAGCAGCGGAGTATTCAACCATGCGTTTTACCAGATTGTGGTAAACGGGAAAGTACCTATCAAATATGCGTTTGAGGCTTTCTTAATCGCCAACAGAATGTACTGGAAGGAGGATACTAGATTCGTCGATGGCGCATGTTCAACTATCCGTGGCGCTTACGATGCCGGCTTGGATACCGATATTTACAGCTCAGCCTTCACAGCTGTTGGAATTAATGCATGCCCCGTGACCAAATTTCTCCAGTTGCTGTCACCCTCGAAACAACGCTCCAACATCCGGGCATCCAGCATCCGTCAACCGCTGTTCGGCATCAAGACCAAAGATGCCACTAAGAAGATAGTTGTGGAGGCTGTCAGTGGGTCCGGCGTGGTTGTGAAGCTGGCGCTGTCCAGGACTACGTCTCGCAGAAACCCTGCAGCAACAGGGACTGGGAGGGTGGAGCTGGCGGTGTCAGGAACAGCGATGTACTACGTCCGTG